A stretch of the Streptosporangium sp. NBC_01755 genome encodes the following:
- a CDS encoding damage-control phosphatase ARMT1 family protein, which translates to MNEELPPELLNSDPEGYAWQVWHDRTPKLVAKIKDTNSYGSEQRDALDALLTEIFSGVMEPLGARAHDRKVWAVWGADHFGKPWLEAPFLWSESYFYRRVLEAVGFFEPGPWQGVDPFAPLKRAEPASLDDLERPAAGASGRAKLLAALWGNRADLSFKMGTLAESSSAELVCDDSAKVWNALSPGAEVVVVADNSGRELLADLILIDHLLEHGHASSVALHLKPYPYYVSDATTADLADTLARLAETDGASFHRLRKATADGRLSPYVHDFYCAPWSFRRLPTDLAVLFERASLTIMKGDLNYRRLVGDRSWPPTTPFADTVAYFPGPVAALRTLKSDVAVGIPPATLKNLDADTPDWRVTGGYGLLQADLRERVPGSGS; encoded by the coding sequence GTGAATGAAGAGCTACCGCCCGAGTTGCTGAACAGCGATCCGGAGGGCTACGCCTGGCAGGTCTGGCACGATCGTACTCCGAAGCTGGTAGCGAAGATCAAGGACACGAATTCGTACGGGTCCGAGCAGCGTGACGCCCTCGACGCGTTGCTCACCGAGATCTTCTCCGGGGTGATGGAGCCGCTCGGCGCGCGGGCCCATGATCGGAAGGTGTGGGCGGTCTGGGGTGCCGACCACTTCGGAAAACCATGGTTGGAAGCCCCTTTCCTCTGGTCGGAGTCGTACTTCTACCGGCGGGTGCTTGAGGCGGTCGGATTCTTCGAGCCGGGACCGTGGCAAGGAGTGGATCCGTTCGCCCCTCTCAAGCGTGCCGAGCCGGCATCCCTCGACGACCTTGAGCGGCCGGCGGCCGGCGCGTCCGGTCGGGCAAAGCTGCTGGCCGCGCTCTGGGGCAACCGCGCCGACCTGAGTTTCAAAATGGGCACCCTCGCCGAATCATCGAGTGCCGAGCTGGTCTGCGACGACAGCGCGAAGGTGTGGAACGCGCTCTCTCCCGGGGCCGAGGTCGTGGTGGTGGCCGACAACAGCGGGCGCGAACTGCTCGCGGATCTGATTCTCATCGACCACCTCCTGGAACACGGGCACGCCTCCTCGGTCGCTCTCCATCTGAAGCCGTACCCCTACTACGTCTCCGACGCGACCACCGCCGACCTCGCCGACACGCTGGCCCGCCTGGCCGAAACAGACGGCGCGTCCTTCCACCGACTCCGGAAGGCGACCGCGGACGGGAGACTCTCGCCCTACGTCCACGACTTCTACTGCGCGCCCTGGTCCTTCCGTCGTCTCCCCACCGACCTCGCGGTTCTGTTCGAGCGGGCGTCACTGACCATCATGAAGGGCGATCTCAACTACCGGCGGCTGGTGGGCGACCGGTCATGGCCGCCCACCACCCCGTTCGCCGACACGGTCGCGTACTTTCCCGGCCCGGTCGCCGCGCTCCGCACCCTCAAATCCGACGTGGCCGTCGGCATCCCCCCGGCAACCCTGAAAAACCTCGACGCGGACACCCCGGACTGGCGCGTCACCGGCGGCTACGGGCTCCTCCAGGCCGACCTCCGGGAAAGGGTGCCTGGGAGCGGTTCCTGA
- a CDS encoding VOC family protein, whose amino-acid sequence MNWTLEVVVVPVSDVDRAKAFYAERLGFTVDHDTKVGDDVHVVQLTPPGSGCSIVVGKGLTDMAPGSLRGLQLVVSDLHAARAQLVERGVEVSEIQVLGKSPNPEPDPLDNVGFVFFNDPDGNSWAVQQISARG is encoded by the coding sequence GTGAACTGGACCCTGGAAGTGGTGGTCGTGCCGGTCTCCGACGTGGACCGCGCCAAGGCCTTCTACGCCGAGCGACTCGGCTTCACCGTGGACCACGACACCAAGGTCGGCGACGACGTTCACGTCGTCCAGCTGACCCCTCCGGGCTCTGGCTGCTCGATCGTGGTGGGGAAGGGGCTCACGGACATGGCGCCGGGCTCGCTCCGAGGGCTGCAACTGGTCGTCTCGGATCTCCACGCGGCGCGTGCCCAGCTCGTCGAGCGAGGGGTGGAGGTCAGCGAGATCCAGGTCCTTGGCAAGAGCCCGAATCCCGAACCTGACCCCCTGGACAACGTCGGATTCGTCTTCTTCAACGACCCGGACGGCAACAGCTGGGCCGTACAGCAGATATCCGCCCGAGGCTAG